The window GCCGCGGAAGGCGCCGGCGCGTTTGGCATCGTGCTGGAATGCATCCCCGCGGAGCTTGCGAAAGAGATTACCGCTACAGTCTCGGTGCCCACGATCGGTATCGGCGCCGGCCCGCACTGCGACGGCCAGGTTCTGGTCACTTATGACATGCTCGGCCTGACCCGCGGCAGCGTCCCCAAATTCGTCAAACAATACGCGAACCTTGGCGCGGAAATCGACCGGGCCGTAAAGAGTTACTGTCAGGACGTGAGGGGGGAATGACCAATTTCGAAATCCGAATGACGAATCAAATCCGAATGTCGAATGCTTGAATGACGAATAGTATTCCTGTGCGATCCGCCCTTCGACATTCAGTCATTCGGATTTGATTCGTCATTCAGATTTAGAAATTCGACATTCCGCCTCGGCGCCTCCGCGGTTCAAATCAACAAGGCTTCTTATGCCCAATCGTCTCGCCAGCGAATCCAGCCCGTATCTTTTGCAGCACGCGAACAATCCGGTGGACTGGTATCCCTGGGACAGCGAGGCGCACGACAAAGCGCGCGCGGAAGGCAAGCCGATTTTTCTCTCGATTGGCTACGCCGCATGTCATTGGTGTCACGTGATGGAGCACGAGAGTTTTGAAGATGCGGAGATCGCCAAGCTGCTGAATGAAAACTTTGTCTGCATCAAGGTCGATCGCGAGGAGCGGCCTGACCTCGATCAAATCTACATGCATGCCGTGCAGATGATCGCCGGCCGCGGCGGCTGGCCGATGTCGATGTTTCTGACGCCCGACCTCAAACCGTTCTACGGCGGCACCTATTGGCCCCCGCGCGATAGCCGCGGCATGCCTGGCTTCGATCGCATTCTCCATGCCGTGCTCGACGCCTGGCGCCATCGCCAAGAACAGGTGCAAGAAACCGCGGCGAATCTCACCGACAGCGTTCGTCGCCTCGAAAACTGGGGCCAGCCGGAACAGGATTCGCTCCGCCTCGACACACTTTGGAAGGCCGCCGGCGCGTTGGAGCGCAGCTTCGATCACACGCACGGCGGATTTGGCGGCGCGCCGAAGTTCCCGCACCCGATGGACCTGCGGCTGCTCTTGCGCGCCTGGCAACGCACCGGTCGCGAAGGTCTGTTAGGGATGGTCGCGCAGACACTGGAAAAAATGGCGGCGGGCGGCATCTACGACCAACTCGGCGGCGGCTTTCATCGCTATTCCGTCGACGAGCGTTGGCTCGTGCCGCATTTCGAGAAGATGCTTTACGACAATGCGTTGCTCACTCCCTGCTACTTGGAAGCCTATCAAGCGACGGGCAACAAGGATTTCGCCACGGTCGCGCGCGAAACGCTCGACTACGTCCTGCGCGAAATGACCGGCCCGGAGGGGGGCTTCTACAGCACACTGGACGCCGACAGCGAAGGCGAGGAAGGCAAGTTCTACGTCTGGTCGGCCGATGAAGTCCGCGCGGCGCTCGGCGAGGCGTTCGACCGCTTCGCCTACGTTTATGACGTCACGCCGGAGGGCAATTTCGAGGGACACACCATCCTCAACCGCCCGAAGAGCTGGGAGCAATGCGCCAAGATCCTCGGTCAAGATGAAGCGACGCTGCGCAGCGAAATGGTGCAATGCCGCGCCAAACTCTTGTCATTGCGCGAACCTCGCGTGCGCCCCGGTCTCGACGACAAGAGGTTGTTGAGCTGGAACGGGATGATGATCGAAGCGATGGCGATGGCCGGCGCGGTCCTGGACGAGCCGCGATACGTCGACGGCGCACGCCGCGCGGCGGAATTCCTGCTCGCCAGCATGCGCACCACAGGGGGAGGACTCGCTCACAGTTACCGGCTCGGCACAGCCCGTGGCGACGCCTTTCTCGACGACTACGCCTGCCTCGCTTCCGGCTTGATGGCGATTTACGAAGCCACGTTCGAAGAGCGCTGGATCGACGACGCGGCGCGGATTCTGGACTATGTCCTCGCGCATTTCCAAGATTCCAACGGCGGTGGATTCTACTACACGAGCGATCGCCACGAGACGCTCATCGCGCGTCAAAAGGACGCCCTCGACAGTTCCGTCCCGAGCGGCAATTCGGCCGCCGCCACGGCGCTCGGGAAGCTTGGTCGCCTAACGGGCGAGGCGCGCTTTACCGACGCGGCGGAGCAAACCTTGCGCGCCGCCGCCGGCTTCCTGGACCAATACCCAACCGGCATGGGCCAGATGCTCCTGGCGCTCGACGCCCAGCTTGGCCCGTCGTCAGAGCTGGTGTTCCTCGCCGATGGGGACAGTCCAGATACCAAGCGAGCATTGTCCGCGCTCCGTCGCCAATTCCTGCCCCGCGCCAGTGTAGCGCTCCGCTCGGTGAAAGTCGGCGAGTTAACGTCGAAGTTGCTCGACGCCCAATTCACTGGGAAGAAAGGACAGACAGCGCCGACTCTGTATGTCTGCAGCGGATCAACCTGCCAACCGCCAGTCAGCGGCGCCGAAGCCATCGCAGCACGCCTCGACGAGGTTGCGCGCGTTGCGACATAGTCTCCTTTCGCTCCGCGAAAGGAGACGGTGGCGGCGTGAACTCTACGCCAACGCTTGATAGCGCGCGATAATCGCCTTTGCACAGCGCAACCCATCTACTGCCGCGCTGACGATGCCGCCGGCATAACCGGCGCCTTCGCCGCTGGGATAGAGTCCCTCGACGCCCGGCGCGACGAACGTCTCCTTGTCGCGCAGAATCCGCACCGGCGAGCTGCCGCGCGCTTCCGGCCCGACCAACGTCGCCCCGTCCAAAAACCGGCCGCGCCAGCGCCGATCCAATTGCGGTAGGCATTCGCGTAGTGCCAACTCCACCTGCGGCGGCAATAGCGCCGCGAGCGCCGTGGGAACTACGCCGCGCTCGTAACTCGACGCCGGTTTGTCGCGCGTCATCCGCCGCGCCAGAAAATCATCCGCGCGCTGGATGGGGCACAAATACTGCCTTTGTCCCGCTTCGAAGGCCAGCGCTTCATACTTCCGCTGCAACATCATCCCGGCCAGGATGTCCGCGCCGCCGAATTCACTCGGATCGAGCGTGATCATCAGCCCGCTGTTGGCGAACGGACTCGCGCGATGCGACAGGCTCATGCCGTTCGTGCAAAAACATCCCGGCTCCGAGACGCTCGGAATCACTTGACCGCCAGCGCACATGCAGAAGCTGAACAGGTCGTGCTTGCCGTTGGCAACAAGTGTGTAGTCTGCCGCGCCCAGCTTGGCCTCCAGCCTTGCGTCGCCGTACTGTGCGCGATTGACCTGCTCCTGCAATTGTTCGATCCGCACGCCGATCTGAAACGGCTTCTGCACCATTGCCACGCCGCGCCGCAGCAACATCTCAAACGTATCGCGCGCGCTGTGCCCGGTCGCCAGGATCGCCACGTTTGCCGGCAGGTAACCGCTCGACGTATGCAGCCCGCGCAGTTGCCCGTCGGCAATGTCGAAATCTTCGACGCGGCACTCGAACCGCACTTCGCCGCCGTGCGCCAGGATCCTTCGCCGCAGCGCCTTCACCACCGCCGGCAAGCGATTGCTTCCCAAGTGCGGGCGGTGCTCATACAGCACGCCTGGCTTCCCCTTCGACTCGGCGAACAATTCTAAAATGCGCCGCACGTCCGGCCCCGTCAACCGGCAAGTCAGCTTCCCGTCGCTAAAAGTGCCCGCGCCTCCTTCGCCGAACAGATAGTTGCTCTCAGGGTCAATCTCCCCGCCGGCCTCCAGCGCCTTCACGTCGCGAATCCGCGCGCGCACTTCCCGCCCGCGCTCCAACACGAGCGGACGATAGCCGGCCTCGGCGAGAAACACCGCTGCGGCGAGCCCGGCGGGGCCGGACCCAATTACGACGGGCTGGTGCTCAAGTGGCCGATCGCCTGACGGCGGCAATTCGAACGGCGGCTCGACATACAGCTCCACATTCGCGCCGCGCCGTTGCCGCTGCGCAATCTCTACCAAGCGCCCTTCATCGGCCGTCGCCTGGACTTCGACGGAATAGACAAATGACGGATCGCGCTTGTCGCGCGTATCAAGGCTCTTCCGCAACATCCGCCAGTGCGGGATCTCTTCGCGGCGGAGATTTAGCACCGACGCCAACCGCTCCACAAGCGCAGCCTCGGTCTCGTCAATGCTGAGGCGAAGATTGGAAACGCGGATGGGCATGGTCGAACATATTATTCACCACGGAGGTCACGGAGAACACGGAGGGGGAGGGAAGAATGGCGAATGTCGAAATCGGAGTGACGAATCACATCCGAATGTCGAAAGATTGAATGGCTGGTTCATCGTGCAACGCCACTACTGATACATTCTACATTCGAGCTTTGACATTCGGCCTTTCCCTCTCATGGTCGTCCGTGTTCTCCGTGGTGAAACAACGGCTAAACCGCCAAGCTACTTCGGCTGCGTCGTCCAGCGGAATTCATCGGTCTTGAACGGACTCGTCGGCAATCCGGCGCCGTTCCAGAGGTTCCCCTGCGGGAAATTCGCCCAGCCGTAGCGGACGTACTTCGGCTCCGGCACCGCATCGCTGCGCACGTCAACTTCATCTTGACCGACGATCTCCGCCGTGGCGTTCACGAATTTCCCGTCCTCGCCAGCGATCGCAAACCCGGTCAACGGGCCGTCTTTCGCCTGCAACCCGCCCGCGACGTGAGAAAACTTGATCTTGATCAATGCGTTGCCGACATGTTGGGTGTCAGGCTCCGCACCTTGGAATTCGACTTCCTCGCCATACGCGATCGCGCGGGCCGCCAGCGCCAATCGTTCGCCGACCGGTTGCTTCCAGACCGGGTGAATGTCCTTCTCATCGCCGACGTCCGTGATCACCGCCATCGCTGTTCGCTTATCGTTCTGGGCGGTAAGCCGCTGCGAGTCTCGCAGTTCGGCCCATTCGCTGTCGCCGGGCTCGCTGGTCTTGTCCATGAAAGGCGCAAGCTGCACGAACAGGAACGGCATTTCAGGCTGACGGAACGCACGCCGCCAATCGGCAATCATCGCCGGAAATAGCGTTTTGTATTCGTAGGCCCGGCCAGCGTTCGATTCCCCCTGATACCAAATCGCCCCGCGAACGGCCATGGGCGCGAGCGGATGCACCATCGCGTTGTAGAGACCATAAGGGCGTTGCGCGTTGCTCAAATCGCGCGGCTGATCGACGTAATACTTCACCATCTCGTTCGCCGCCAGACTCTCCTTGCTCATCCAGGCCTCGGCCGGCGTGCCGCCGTAGTTCGTGCTGACCATGCCGATCGGGATGCCTAGTTTCTCATGCAGCGCCACGCCGAAGTGATATGCCACGGCGGAAAACTCCGGCGTCGATTCCGGTCCGCACACTTCCCACGCGCCATTCACGTTCCACTCCGGCTCTTCTGTCGAACGGCGCGGGACCGTGAACAAGCGGATGTTCGGATGGCTCGAAGCGGCCACTACCTTCTCTGCTTCAGAGCTTCGATTGATCGTCCATTGCATATTCGATTGGCCGCTCGCCAGCCAAACTTCGCCCACGAGCACGTCGCGCACGGCCGCGCGGAAATGCCCTTCAATCACCAGTCGATGCGGGCCGCCCGCTGGCAGTGCGTCAAGTTCCACATGCCAGTGGCCTTGATCGTCGACGGTCGTTTCGGCGCTGTGACCGGCCATCCGCACGGAGACCTTCTCGCCCGGCTGCCCAGTGCCCCAAACGGGGATTGGCAGCTCGCGCTGCAGGACCATGTGATCGGTGAAAATGCCGTGCGGCGTCGCTGCTTGCACGTTGACTGTGGGCAAAAATGTCAACGACAGCGCGACCAAAGCCAGAAGGTTTGCTTTCATCGGTGGGTCACTCATGCGAAGAGAAAGAATCAAGGTCGGGATCGCCGACCCGGCTGGATAGCAGATGATAACCTCGGGACCGACCCACTGCACGCCGTGCGGAAGCGAAACGCCGCCTTGAGTGATTCCGCAAATTTTTACGGAAATGA of the Planctomycetia bacterium genome contains:
- a CDS encoding sialate O-acetylesterase; translated protein: MKANLLALVALSLTFLPTVNVQAATPHGIFTDHMVLQRELPIPVWGTGQPGEKVSVRMAGHSAETTVDDQGHWHVELDALPAGGPHRLVIEGHFRAAVRDVLVGEVWLASGQSNMQWTINRSSEAEKVVAASSHPNIRLFTVPRRSTEEPEWNVNGAWEVCGPESTPEFSAVAYHFGVALHEKLGIPIGMVSTNYGGTPAEAWMSKESLAANEMVKYYVDQPRDLSNAQRPYGLYNAMVHPLAPMAVRGAIWYQGESNAGRAYEYKTLFPAMIADWRRAFRQPEMPFLFVQLAPFMDKTSEPGDSEWAELRDSQRLTAQNDKRTAMAVITDVGDEKDIHPVWKQPVGERLALAARAIAYGEEVEFQGAEPDTQHVGNALIKIKFSHVAGGLQAKDGPLTGFAIAGEDGKFVNATAEIVGQDEVDVRSDAVPEPKYVRYGWANFPQGNLWNGAGLPTSPFKTDEFRWTTQPK
- a CDS encoding thioredoxin domain-containing protein, whose protein sequence is MPNRLASESSPYLLQHANNPVDWYPWDSEAHDKARAEGKPIFLSIGYAACHWCHVMEHESFEDAEIAKLLNENFVCIKVDREERPDLDQIYMHAVQMIAGRGGWPMSMFLTPDLKPFYGGTYWPPRDSRGMPGFDRILHAVLDAWRHRQEQVQETAANLTDSVRRLENWGQPEQDSLRLDTLWKAAGALERSFDHTHGGFGGAPKFPHPMDLRLLLRAWQRTGREGLLGMVAQTLEKMAAGGIYDQLGGGFHRYSVDERWLVPHFEKMLYDNALLTPCYLEAYQATGNKDFATVARETLDYVLREMTGPEGGFYSTLDADSEGEEGKFYVWSADEVRAALGEAFDRFAYVYDVTPEGNFEGHTILNRPKSWEQCAKILGQDEATLRSEMVQCRAKLLSLREPRVRPGLDDKRLLSWNGMMIEAMAMAGAVLDEPRYVDGARRAAEFLLASMRTTGGGLAHSYRLGTARGDAFLDDYACLASGLMAIYEATFEERWIDDAARILDYVLAHFQDSNGGGFYYTSDRHETLIARQKDALDSSVPSGNSAAATALGKLGRLTGEARFTDAAEQTLRAAAGFLDQYPTGMGQMLLALDAQLGPSSELVFLADGDSPDTKRALSALRRQFLPRASVALRSVKVGELTSKLLDAQFTGKKGQTAPTLYVCSGSTCQPPVSGAEAIAARLDEVARVAT
- a CDS encoding NAD(P)-binding protein, yielding MPIRVSNLRLSIDETEAALVERLASVLNLRREEIPHWRMLRKSLDTRDKRDPSFVYSVEVQATADEGRLVEIAQRQRRGANVELYVEPPFELPPSGDRPLEHQPVVIGSGPAGLAAAVFLAEAGYRPLVLERGREVRARIRDVKALEAGGEIDPESNYLFGEGGAGTFSDGKLTCRLTGPDVRRILELFAESKGKPGVLYEHRPHLGSNRLPAVVKALRRRILAHGGEVRFECRVEDFDIADGQLRGLHTSSGYLPANVAILATGHSARDTFEMLLRRGVAMVQKPFQIGVRIEQLQEQVNRAQYGDARLEAKLGAADYTLVANGKHDLFSFCMCAGGQVIPSVSEPGCFCTNGMSLSHRASPFANSGLMITLDPSEFGGADILAGMMLQRKYEALAFEAGQRQYLCPIQRADDFLARRMTRDKPASSYERGVVPTALAALLPPQVELALRECLPQLDRRWRGRFLDGATLVGPEARGSSPVRILRDKETFVAPGVEGLYPSGEGAGYAGGIVSAAVDGLRCAKAIIARYQALA